GGCTTAAATGTTCTCCTTCAATTGGGTCATCTTTGTCTTTGAAACGTTTCTTGAGTTGATCATAAAAAATGACATTGGCTGTTGTAAAATATGGTAAAAGATAGATATTAAGTAACCCAAAAGTAACAATATTCAGTAGAAACCAACCGGTGAAGCTAAGTTGTAGGAAAAAAAGCTTCCATTTATAACCTTTCATCATAGCTACACTTGTTTCAATGACGGCTATAGCTCCTAGATAAGTCCCCTCTTTAACCTCATCGTAGAGAAGGTATTCTGATAGACTATAAGCGTAATAACGGTTGATATAAATACCAAAACCAATTAAGGACAAAACTGCTCCAAATAGTAAAAAGATCAGTGAAATGACTGTTGAGCTACCTGATTTAGCATTGACCAAAAACGCTGAAAGTCCGGAAAGGAAAATAAAGAGGCCAAAAAACCAAATTAGTGACCAGATGAGAAAGAATAGCCACTTAGTGATCGCTAAAACCAGCAGGTTCCCAAAGAATTCTTTTGAGAAGGCTGTTGTTGATTCGGCAAAAGAAACTTTCTGACGAAAATGCCTAACAACATCAATCATCGTAAAGGATGCTGATAAAATGAAAAGGCTAAGGATAAGTCCTAGTAGTAATGGGAAATAACTAGCCGCTAGCGAGACTTCAATACCACTAGATAGGACGTAACCTTGATGAATCTCAATACCGAAATGAAACATAAAGAGAAGGGTTGGAATTAAAAATAGTAAATACTTGCCAGAGAGATTTTTTAACGTGTCTCTAGCCTGGCCTTTGATTGCTTTAATTGACATAACAGACTCCTTTATTTCATTATACCATAAAACAAAATGAGACAGCTAACCATTATTTTGACTATACTTTTTTGGGAAAGCATGACAAATTATGGATTTTTTGATAAAATGATAGGCGCTAGAACAACATGTCATCTTGAAGCCCTTCATTATGATGGAAACTCAGGCAGATCAAAAAAGCTCAAGACTGTTTAACTTGATAGCAAGGAAGAAAGCACATGACAGATTATCCGATTAAGTATCGCCTTATCAAAGCAGAAAAGCACACCGGTGCACGCTTGGGCGAAATTATCACCCCTCACGGGACCTTTCCGACACCAATGTTTATGCCAGTGGGAACTCAGGCTACTGTTAAAACACAGTCTCCAGAAGAGTTAAAAGCAATTGGATCAGGGATTATTTTATCAAACACTTATCACCTCTGGTTGCGTCCAGGAGATGAGTTGATTGCTCGCTCTGGTGGTCTGCACAAGTTTATGAACTGGGATCAGCCAATCTTAACCGATTCGGGTGGTTTTCAAGTTTACTCTTTAGCCGATTCACGAAACATCACTGAAGAAGGAGTGACTTTCAAAAATCACTTGAATGGCTCAAAAATGTTTCTATCACCCGAAAAAGCCATTTCCATTCAGAATAACCTTGGCTCAGACATCATGATGAGTTTTGACGAGTGCCCGCAATTTTACCAACCTTATGATTACGTGAAAAAATCCATTGAACGTACTAGCCGTTGGGCAGAACGTGGCTTGAAAGCCCATCGTCGTCCTCATGACCAAGGATTATTTGGAATTGTGCAAGGAGCTGGATTTGAGGACCTTCGTCGTCAGTCTGCGGCAGATTTGGTGGCTATGGATTTCCCAGGTTATTCTATTGGTGGTTTAGCTGTTGGGGAGAGCCATGAAGAAATGAATGCCGTCCTTGACTTTACGACTCCCCTCTTACCAGAAAATAAACCTCGTTACCTGATGGGAGTGGGAGCACCAGATAGCTTGATTGATGGTGTGATTCGTGGTGTCGATATGTTTGACTGTGTCTTGCCAACGCGTATCGCCCGTAACGGAACTTGTATGACTAGTGAGGGGCGTCTTGTGATTAAAAATGCCAAATTCGCTGAAGATTTTACCCCACTTGATCATGACTGTGACTGCTACACTTGTCAAAACTATAGCCGTGCCTACATTCGTCACTTGCTAAAAGCGGACGAAACTTTTGGTATTCGTTTGACAAGCTACCACAACCTTTATTTCTTGGTTAACTTGATGAAAAAAGTACGTCAGGCTATTATGGACGATAACTTACTTGAATTCCGCCAAGATTTTCTTGAACGGTATGGTTATAATAAATCAAACCGTAATTTCTAATTAAAAATGCTATGATCCTGGAACTGAGGGCGATCTATCGTCTTTGGTTTCAGTTTTTTTGTATAGACGGATGTCCTATTGCTTTCAACTGATAGGTCACTCTTTAAAGGGAAGTTCTTGTTTTACGTGTTCTTTTTCAGAAAACAGTTACCCTTTTGTAAAAATAGAGTTGACAAATCATAAGCTTTTGATTAAACTATTACAAGAGGATGAGATATGACGGACTGTTTTGGAATTGACCTTGACCAAGAGTATCGGTGCCTACATTATCATACCCCGCTTGATATTGTTGGGCTCAAATGTGCTTCTTGTCAGACTTATTATGCTTGTTACCATTGCCATGACCAGTTAACAGATCATGCCTTTGTGCCAACAGGACATCAAGAAACATCTCCTGTTATTTGTGGGCATTGTCGAAAGCTCTTGAGTCGAGCTGAGTATGGTTGTGGATGCTGTCCTTATTGTCAAAGTCCCTTTAATCCAGCCTGTCATAGGCAC
The genomic region above belongs to Streptococcus pyogenes and contains:
- a CDS encoding DUF975 family protein — translated: MSIKAIKGQARDTLKNLSGKYLLFLIPTLLFMFHFGIEIHQGYVLSSGIEVSLAASYFPLLLGLILSLFILSASFTMIDVVRHFRQKVSFAESTTAFSKEFFGNLLVLAITKWLFFLIWSLIWFFGLFIFLSGLSAFLVNAKSGSSTVISLIFLLFGAVLSLIGFGIYINRYYAYSLSEYLLYDEVKEGTYLGAIAVIETSVAMMKGYKWKLFFLQLSFTGWFLLNIVTFGLLNIYLLPYFTTANVIFYDQLKKRFKDKDDPIEGEHLSLHQLNKNPTPMMYDDQKD
- the tgt gene encoding tRNA guanosine(34) transglycosylase Tgt, encoding MTDYPIKYRLIKAEKHTGARLGEIITPHGTFPTPMFMPVGTQATVKTQSPEELKAIGSGIILSNTYHLWLRPGDELIARSGGLHKFMNWDQPILTDSGGFQVYSLADSRNITEEGVTFKNHLNGSKMFLSPEKAISIQNNLGSDIMMSFDECPQFYQPYDYVKKSIERTSRWAERGLKAHRRPHDQGLFGIVQGAGFEDLRRQSAADLVAMDFPGYSIGGLAVGESHEEMNAVLDFTTPLLPENKPRYLMGVGAPDSLIDGVIRGVDMFDCVLPTRIARNGTCMTSEGRLVIKNAKFAEDFTPLDHDCDCYTCQNYSRAYIRHLLKADETFGIRLTSYHNLYFLVNLMKKVRQAIMDDNLLEFRQDFLERYGYNKSNRNF
- a CDS encoding CHY zinc finger protein, producing MTDCFGIDLDQEYRCLHYHTPLDIVGLKCASCQTYYACYHCHDQLTDHAFVPTGHQETSPVICGHCRKLLSRAEYGCGCCPYCQSPFNPACHRHKDIYFLKES